In Hymenobacter chitinivorans DSM 11115, a single window of DNA contains:
- a CDS encoding FKBP-type peptidyl-prolyl cis-trans isomerase produces the protein MSFQRNFLSLALAAGVLGLASCNKGGGDFTKTKSGIEYKIFKNEGGKYSDKSVAAEGDATYKDRLGKILALNVEYRTAKDSVLFNSRKQQGIPMRIKLQEVTTKGGIEEALALLQPGDSAVFKFNVDTIFAKSFKQPVPPFMKKAGNTMTMFVKADKLQSEEEAMADQKKQMEEQQKKMMAYAEQQLKKDDVILQDYIKKNNLTAQKDPSGVYYVVTKPGTGAKPTPGQTVSVLYKGSLLDGKVFDSSEKMGNKPIEFPLGVGQVIPGWDKGIALLNKGSKATLLIPSSLAYGQRGAGADIPADSPLRFDVELVDVK, from the coding sequence ATGTCTTTTCAACGCAATTTTCTGAGCCTGGCCCTCGCTGCCGGCGTTCTGGGCCTGGCCTCCTGCAACAAGGGCGGCGGTGACTTCACCAAGACCAAGTCTGGCATCGAGTATAAAATCTTCAAAAACGAAGGTGGCAAGTACAGCGACAAATCGGTTGCGGCCGAGGGCGACGCCACGTACAAGGACCGGCTGGGCAAGATTCTGGCGCTGAACGTGGAATACCGCACGGCCAAGGACTCGGTATTGTTCAACTCGCGCAAGCAGCAGGGCATTCCCATGCGCATCAAGCTGCAGGAAGTAACCACCAAGGGTGGCATTGAAGAGGCCCTGGCCCTGCTGCAGCCCGGCGACTCGGCCGTGTTCAAGTTTAACGTGGACACCATCTTCGCCAAGTCGTTTAAGCAGCCCGTGCCGCCGTTCATGAAGAAGGCCGGCAACACGATGACCATGTTCGTGAAGGCCGACAAGCTGCAGAGCGAAGAGGAGGCCATGGCCGACCAGAAGAAGCAGATGGAAGAGCAGCAGAAGAAAATGATGGCCTACGCCGAGCAGCAGCTCAAGAAGGACGACGTGATTCTGCAGGACTACATCAAGAAAAACAACCTGACCGCGCAGAAAGACCCCTCGGGCGTGTACTACGTGGTAACCAAGCCCGGCACCGGCGCCAAGCCTACCCCTGGCCAGACGGTTTCGGTCCTCTACAAAGGCTCCCTGCTCGACGGCAAAGTGTTTGACTCGTCGGAGAAAATGGGCAACAAGCCAATTGAATTTCCGCTGGGTGTAGGCCAGGTAATTCCGGGCTGGGACAAGGGCATTGCCCTGCTCAACAAAGGCTCCAAGGCTACGCTGCTGATTCCCTCGTCGTTGGCCTACGGGCAGCGCGGGGCCGGCGCCGACATTCCGGCCGACTCGCCCCTGCGTTTCGACGTGGAGCTGGTGGATGTTAAATAA
- a CDS encoding FKBP-type peptidyl-prolyl cis-trans isomerase: MLTRFFSRSLFVLVSTLSLLSACQKDDKDYSQVDEGIIKQYVADNKLTGAQRQNSGLYFAPTNTTTGVQPKAGQTVSVLYTGLLLDGTVFDASSKHGGTPISFTLGAGQVIKGWDEGISLMTKGSKAMLLIPSQLAYGSRGAGTIPPNTVLRFDVELVDVK; encoded by the coding sequence ATGCTAACCCGTTTCTTTTCCCGCTCCCTGTTTGTGCTCGTGAGCACGCTGAGCCTGCTCTCGGCCTGCCAAAAAGACGACAAAGACTACTCCCAGGTTGATGAGGGCATCATCAAGCAGTACGTGGCCGACAACAAGCTCACCGGCGCCCAGCGCCAAAACTCGGGCCTGTATTTTGCGCCCACAAATACCACGACCGGCGTGCAACCCAAAGCCGGGCAAACAGTCTCCGTGTTGTACACGGGTCTGCTGCTGGATGGTACCGTTTTCGACGCCTCTTCCAAGCACGGCGGTACGCCCATCAGCTTTACGCTGGGGGCGGGACAAGTAATCAAGGGCTGGGACGAAGGCATTTCCCTGATGACCAAAGGCAGCAAAGCCATGCTGCTGATTCCGTCCCAACTGGCTTACGGCTCCCGCGGCGCCGGCACCATTCCTCCCAACACCGTGCTGCGCTTCGACGTGGAGCTGGTGGATGTAAAGTAA
- a CDS encoding FKBP-type peptidyl-prolyl cis-trans isomerase has product MKKLFARSLVTRLAVWLLMAAPLLAGCNTDSDAVKKAKAHEEEYRKVDDDLIQAYFTRHKITSGQYQRTESGLYLVSLKDGSGDLIKAGNKVQVKYIGSYIREAYENQIFDKSYGNRTLCECTEVVVGQGQVIRGWEEALKLMKPGDQKQVFIPSYLAYGQYGNTTIPGDEPLQFYMEIKQVQ; this is encoded by the coding sequence ATGAAAAAACTATTCGCCCGCTCACTCGTTACGCGCCTGGCCGTGTGGCTGCTGATGGCTGCCCCCCTGCTGGCCGGTTGCAACACGGATTCTGATGCCGTGAAGAAAGCCAAAGCCCACGAAGAGGAATACCGCAAAGTGGACGATGATTTGATTCAGGCTTATTTTACCCGCCACAAAATCACCAGCGGCCAGTACCAGCGCACCGAGTCGGGACTGTACCTGGTGTCGCTCAAGGATGGCAGCGGCGACCTGATCAAGGCCGGTAATAAGGTGCAGGTTAAGTACATCGGCAGTTATATCCGGGAGGCGTACGAAAACCAGATTTTCGACAAGTCGTACGGCAACCGCACGCTGTGCGAGTGCACCGAAGTGGTGGTAGGCCAGGGTCAGGTTATCCGGGGCTGGGAAGAAGCCCTAAAGCTGATGAAGCCCGGCGACCAGAAGCAGGTGTTTATTCCCTCCTACCTGGCTTACGGCCAGTACGGCAATACCACAATTCCCGGGGATGAGCCGCTGCAGTTCTACATGGAAATCAAGCAGGTGCAGTAA
- a CDS encoding FKBP-type peptidyl-prolyl cis-trans isomerase — protein sequence MLLSLSSTARAQTTAARPAVLAPDTALSQRTASGVRYTVRQRGTGPTAQVGDRMLVHYTGFLPDGHIFDSSVSQGRPLRLRVGKGEVIPGWDEILLLLPAGSRARVWIPAALAYGPTGVLNPDDDSKYNVPPNTDLVFELEVVKVH from the coding sequence GTGCTGCTAAGCCTAAGCAGCACGGCGCGGGCGCAGACTACGGCAGCCCGGCCCGCCGTGCTGGCCCCCGACACTGCCCTGAGCCAGCGTACGGCCAGCGGGGTGCGCTACACCGTGCGGCAGCGCGGCACGGGCCCCACGGCCCAGGTCGGCGACCGGATGCTGGTGCACTACACCGGCTTTCTGCCCGACGGCCACATCTTCGACTCGTCGGTAAGTCAGGGCCGGCCACTGCGGCTGCGCGTGGGCAAGGGCGAGGTTATTCCGGGTTGGGACGAAATCCTGTTGCTGCTACCTGCCGGCAGCCGCGCCCGGGTCTGGATTCCGGCCGCCCTGGCCTACGGCCCAACCGGCGTATTGAACCCCGACGACGACTCGAAGTACAACGTACCGCCCAATACTGACCTGGTTTTTGAATTGGAAGTGGTGAAAGTCCACTAA
- the recO gene encoding DNA repair protein RecO, with protein sequence MLIKTRGIVLNYIKYRETSIIARIYTERLGLQTYIINGVRKAKPPGRIALFQPFTLLDLVAYTSRQGGITRLSEYRCALPFSTLPYDVHKSSVVLFLSEVVSRTLLEEEENEPLFHFLHDSILRFDQQREGFENFALIFLLELAGYLGFGAESGEEITSQVAFASAAPATSSGSSPAALRFREFDQYFNELLHTPEQSTIPNGRVRRELLDVVIRYYQLHIEKLGDIRSLDILSEVLAE encoded by the coding sequence ATGCTGATCAAGACCCGGGGCATCGTCCTGAACTACATCAAATACCGCGAAACGTCCATCATTGCCCGCATCTACACCGAGCGGCTGGGCTTGCAGACGTACATCATCAACGGGGTCCGCAAGGCCAAGCCCCCGGGCCGCATTGCCCTGTTTCAGCCTTTTACGCTGCTGGATCTGGTGGCCTACACCTCGCGGCAGGGCGGCATTACCCGCCTCTCGGAGTACCGCTGCGCCCTGCCCTTCAGCACCCTGCCCTACGACGTGCACAAAAGCAGCGTGGTACTCTTTCTGTCGGAAGTCGTGAGCCGCACCCTGCTCGAGGAAGAGGAAAACGAGCCCCTGTTTCACTTTCTGCACGATTCTATTCTGCGCTTCGACCAGCAGCGGGAAGGCTTCGAAAACTTTGCCCTGATTTTTTTGCTGGAGCTGGCCGGCTACCTCGGGTTCGGGGCCGAGTCGGGGGAGGAAATTACCAGCCAGGTGGCCTTTGCTTCGGCCGCCCCCGCCACATCCTCGGGCTCGAGCCCGGCGGCCCTGCGCTTCCGCGAATTCGACCAGTACTTCAACGAGCTGCTGCACACGCCCGAGCAGTCGACCATTCCCAACGGCCGCGTCCGGCGCGAGCTGCTCGACGTGGTGATTCGCTACTACCAGCTCCACATCGAAAAGCTGGGCGACATCCGCTCCCTGGATATTCTGTCGGAAGTGCTGGCCGAGTAA
- the porZ gene encoding type IX secretion system anionic LPS delivery protein PorZ, whose amino-acid sequence MNYLLRTRRWSGTFFLLLLAISGAVAQSTAGYGDWQLYLPNNRAKALAEAGNRVYVATEDALFFYDKELNTTQLLSSRDGLHDVGVSTLGYDPVTKQVLVVYRNGNLDFITADGRILNVSDIQRKTIAGDKTVGHISFNKGRAYLSAGFGLVVVDMAKREIRDTYGNIGPSGAPVAVYATTVLDNTLFAATSAGLMRGQLTDNLLDYRRWIIDLPSASAATARYHSLATFGKYVYAGVDAGNLLCYNCGPTPWQPDYSIYVGGRYQQLTASAAGLLAVGDGKVTLIKSVGNTERLLTTEQSPAPQAVLQSQTGDFYVADYQHGLVKLSANKQVEKFTTNAPASARAFSVLADARSNTVDIFSGGYTDRYVQQEWQGGFFEYKDGKWTNFTSEGFKPTPAFPKFKDITRGLRTKDGTLYLATYGNGLLKWTGAWEYEQFTEGTPGSPLKSAIPGSLDYVRITDLAKDSKDNVWVVNRHPELRSLSGLHQYLPASNTWKTMPYFNGFDNLDRIVVDDNDYVWASQSRKEGIGLVAYDPEEQSSRYFNSNNSELPANEIYDLAKDRKGNIWVATAKGIAVFNDPSTVFLATNAGNFQQPIIRRGTTTGYRALRDEVVKTVAVDGANRKWFGTERGLWLFSEDADEGLLHFTTENSPLPSNNIVDVEVNDKTGEVFVITDAGLVSYRGSATVTEGKPDCARVSPNPVRTDFTGQVGISGLANNGLVKITDVTGKLVYQTKANGGTVVWDLADYNGRKVQSGVYLLLSSDADGKNGCISKIAVVQK is encoded by the coding sequence ATGAATTATCTGCTACGCACCCGCCGGTGGTCCGGTACTTTCTTCCTGCTCTTGCTCGCCATCAGCGGGGCCGTAGCGCAAAGCACGGCTGGCTACGGTGACTGGCAGCTGTATTTGCCAAATAACCGGGCCAAGGCCCTGGCCGAGGCCGGCAACCGGGTTTACGTGGCTACCGAAGATGCCCTGTTCTTCTACGACAAAGAGCTAAATACTACTCAACTGCTCTCCAGCCGCGACGGACTGCACGATGTAGGCGTCAGCACGCTGGGCTACGACCCGGTGACCAAACAGGTACTGGTAGTGTACCGCAACGGCAACCTGGACTTTATTACCGCTGACGGCCGCATTCTTAACGTCAGCGACATTCAGCGCAAGACCATTGCCGGGGATAAAACCGTTGGCCACATCAGTTTCAACAAGGGTCGGGCCTACCTCAGCGCCGGTTTTGGCCTGGTGGTAGTTGATATGGCTAAGCGCGAAATCCGGGATACCTACGGCAACATTGGGCCCAGCGGGGCGCCCGTGGCGGTGTACGCCACCACCGTGCTCGACAATACGCTGTTTGCGGCCACCTCCGCCGGCCTGATGCGCGGGCAGCTGACGGATAACCTGCTCGACTATCGACGCTGGATCATCGATTTGCCCTCGGCCAGTGCGGCCACGGCCCGGTATCATTCCCTGGCCACGTTCGGCAAATACGTGTACGCCGGCGTGGATGCCGGCAACCTGCTCTGCTACAACTGCGGCCCCACGCCCTGGCAACCCGATTACAGCATCTACGTGGGCGGCCGCTACCAGCAGCTAACGGCCTCGGCGGCCGGCCTGCTGGCCGTCGGCGACGGCAAGGTGACGCTTATTAAATCGGTTGGCAACACCGAGCGCCTGCTCACAACCGAGCAAAGTCCGGCCCCGCAGGCTGTGTTGCAAAGTCAGACGGGCGACTTTTACGTAGCCGACTACCAGCACGGCCTAGTCAAGCTCTCGGCAAACAAGCAGGTCGAGAAGTTTACGACCAACGCCCCGGCCTCAGCCCGGGCTTTCAGCGTGCTGGCCGACGCCCGCTCCAACACGGTGGATATTTTTAGCGGCGGCTACACCGACCGCTACGTGCAGCAGGAGTGGCAGGGGGGCTTTTTCGAGTATAAGGACGGAAAGTGGACCAACTTCACCAGCGAAGGGTTTAAACCCACCCCGGCTTTTCCCAAGTTCAAGGATATTACCCGCGGTCTGCGCACCAAAGACGGCACCCTCTACCTCGCCACCTACGGCAACGGGCTGCTGAAGTGGACCGGGGCCTGGGAGTACGAGCAGTTTACGGAAGGCACGCCCGGCTCCCCGCTGAAAAGCGCCATTCCCGGCAGCCTCGATTACGTCCGCATCACCGACCTGGCCAAGGATTCCAAGGACAACGTGTGGGTAGTAAACCGCCACCCGGAGCTGCGCAGCCTCTCGGGCCTGCACCAGTACCTGCCCGCCTCGAACACCTGGAAGACCATGCCCTACTTCAACGGCTTCGATAACCTGGACCGTATCGTGGTGGATGATAACGACTACGTCTGGGCTTCCCAGTCGCGCAAGGAAGGTATTGGGCTGGTGGCCTACGACCCGGAGGAGCAAAGCAGCCGCTACTTCAACAGCAACAACAGCGAGCTGCCGGCCAACGAAATCTACGACCTGGCCAAGGACCGCAAAGGCAATATCTGGGTGGCTACAGCCAAGGGAATAGCCGTTTTTAACGACCCCAGCACGGTATTTTTGGCTACCAACGCCGGTAACTTCCAGCAGCCCATCATCCGGCGGGGCACTACTACCGGCTACCGGGCCCTGCGCGACGAAGTCGTCAAAACAGTGGCCGTCGACGGGGCCAACCGCAAGTGGTTTGGTACCGAGCGGGGCCTGTGGCTCTTCAGTGAAGATGCCGACGAAGGTCTGCTGCACTTCACGACCGAAAACAGCCCCCTGCCTTCCAATAACATCGTGGACGTGGAGGTGAACGACAAAACTGGGGAAGTATTCGTCATCACCGACGCCGGCCTGGTCTCGTACCGCGGCTCGGCCACCGTGACGGAAGGCAAGCCCGACTGCGCCAGGGTGTCGCCGAACCCCGTGCGCACCGACTTCACGGGGCAGGTGGGCATCAGCGGCTTGGCCAATAACGGCCTGGTTAAGATTACGGACGTGACCGGTAAGCTCGTGTACCAGACCAAGGCCAACGGTGGTACCGTGGTGTGGGACCTGGCCGACTACAACGGCCGCAAAGTGCAGTCGGGCGTGTACCTGCTGCTTTCCTCCGACGCCGACGGCAAAAACGGCTGCATCAGCAAAATTGCCGTAGTGCAGAAATAA
- a CDS encoding thymidine kinase → MFIEPRVGTSRDTPRRGWIEVVCGSMFSGKTEELIRRLNRAKIARQRVEIFKPALDTRYHEHDVVSHNSNSIRSTPVPIAQEMLLLAGSCDVVGVDEAQFFDESLVEVCTQLANRGTRVIVAGLDMDFMGKPFGPMPTLMAIAEFVTKVHAVCVCCGELATYSFRIAASDDKILLGETDSYEARCRACFLEGMKEKTTEPSTAAAKH, encoded by the coding sequence GTGTTTATAGAACCCCGCGTCGGCACGAGCCGCGATACGCCCCGCCGGGGCTGGATTGAAGTTGTGTGCGGCTCCATGTTTTCGGGCAAAACCGAGGAGCTTATCCGCCGGCTGAACCGGGCCAAAATTGCCCGGCAGCGTGTCGAAATCTTCAAGCCCGCCCTCGATACCCGCTACCACGAGCACGACGTGGTGTCGCACAACTCGAACAGCATCCGCTCTACGCCCGTGCCCATTGCCCAGGAAATGCTGCTGCTGGCCGGCTCCTGCGACGTGGTGGGCGTGGATGAGGCCCAGTTCTTCGACGAATCCCTGGTGGAAGTGTGCACCCAGCTGGCCAACCGTGGCACCCGCGTCATCGTGGCCGGCCTCGACATGGACTTTATGGGCAAACCCTTCGGCCCCATGCCCACGCTGATGGCCATTGCCGAGTTTGTAACCAAGGTGCACGCCGTGTGCGTGTGCTGCGGCGAGCTGGCCACCTACTCCTTCCGCATTGCCGCCTCCGACGACAAGATTCTGCTCGGCGAAACCGACTCCTACGAGGCCCGCTGCCGGGCCTGTTTTCTGGAGGGCATGAAGGAAAAAACCACCGAGCCCAGCACCGCCGCCGCCAAGCACTAA
- a CDS encoding 2Fe-2S iron-sulfur cluster-binding protein, which translates to MPTLTVQNLPGAVVSVPAGTTLLAALQAAGHDWMHACGAKGRCTTCRLEVMQGLELLSPPTDAELRYRAAGRLLPHERLTCQTRLPEGEVSGRVPEATKLPHLRYLPG; encoded by the coding sequence ATGCCCACTCTGACCGTGCAAAACCTGCCTGGTGCCGTAGTTTCGGTGCCCGCCGGTACTACGCTTCTCGCCGCTCTGCAAGCCGCCGGCCACGACTGGATGCACGCCTGCGGGGCCAAAGGCCGCTGCACTACCTGCCGCCTCGAGGTGATGCAGGGCCTGGAATTACTGAGTCCGCCCACCGATGCCGAATTGCGCTACCGCGCCGCCGGCCGCTTGCTGCCCCACGAGCGCCTGACCTGCCAAACCCGCCTGCCCGAAGGCGAGGTGAGTGGCCGGGTGCCCGAAGCTACCAAGCTACCGCATCTGCGCTACCTTCCCGGTTAA
- the rodA gene encoding rod shape-determining protein RodA, producing the protein MALPARYSRSIDWVTVGLYTLMVGLGWLNVYAASYSPEAPAGGLFSGLSFQELMAFNWFKQILWIGTAVVLIVILLVINYKAYDTFAFGLYGIMIVLLIVTPFIARPIAGSRSWLELGPVRLQPAEFAKFITALAVSRYMAGINLRQQNFRDQMVLAGLTLLPPLLIVAANETGQALVFGAFLLAYFREGMSPLILIILAAAGAILILALLVPKLWLVGVFTAILALVFAVNTKVLRHHLPLALSVWAVVIGMVFGVDFFFNNVLQDHQRKRIEVLINPSADPLGVGWNVTQSKIAIGSGGLVGKGFLQGTQTKFDFVPAQSTDFIFCTVGEEWGWAGTMVVIVLFMALLARVLYVAERQKSVFGRTYGYCVASVIFFHFAINIGMTIGLAPVVGIPLPLFSYGGSSLWSFTTLLFILLAIDAYRKQDLVR; encoded by the coding sequence ATGGCCTTACCCGCGCGCTATAGTCGCAGTATCGATTGGGTTACCGTCGGCCTCTACACCCTGATGGTGGGTTTGGGCTGGCTCAACGTGTACGCGGCCAGTTACTCGCCCGAGGCCCCGGCCGGCGGCCTGTTCAGCGGGCTGAGCTTCCAGGAGCTGATGGCCTTCAACTGGTTTAAGCAGATCCTCTGGATTGGCACCGCCGTGGTGCTCATCGTGATTCTGCTCGTCATCAACTACAAGGCCTACGACACGTTTGCCTTCGGGCTCTACGGCATCATGATTGTGCTGCTTATCGTCACGCCCTTCATTGCCCGGCCCATTGCCGGTTCCCGTTCCTGGCTGGAGCTGGGCCCCGTGCGGCTGCAGCCGGCCGAGTTTGCCAAATTTATAACGGCCCTGGCCGTGTCGCGCTACATGGCCGGCATCAATCTGCGCCAGCAGAACTTCCGGGACCAAATGGTGTTGGCCGGCCTCACGCTGCTGCCCCCGCTGCTGATTGTGGCTGCCAACGAAACCGGGCAGGCCCTGGTGTTCGGCGCCTTCTTGCTGGCTTACTTCCGGGAGGGCATGTCACCGCTGATTCTCATTATCCTGGCTGCCGCCGGGGCCATTCTGATTCTGGCTTTGCTGGTGCCCAAACTCTGGCTGGTAGGAGTGTTTACGGCTATTTTGGCCCTGGTTTTTGCCGTAAACACCAAGGTTTTGCGCCATCATCTGCCGCTGGCCTTGTCGGTGTGGGCGGTGGTTATCGGCATGGTCTTCGGCGTGGATTTCTTCTTCAACAACGTGCTCCAGGACCACCAGCGCAAGCGGATTGAGGTGCTGATTAACCCCTCGGCCGACCCGCTGGGCGTGGGCTGGAACGTGACCCAGTCCAAGATTGCCATTGGCTCGGGTGGGCTGGTGGGCAAGGGCTTTCTGCAGGGTACCCAGACCAAGTTCGACTTCGTGCCCGCGCAAAGCACCGACTTTATTTTCTGCACCGTGGGCGAGGAGTGGGGCTGGGCCGGTACGATGGTCGTCATTGTGCTCTTTATGGCTTTGCTGGCCCGGGTGCTCTACGTGGCGGAGCGTCAGAAATCCGTGTTTGGGCGCACCTACGGCTACTGCGTGGCCAGCGTCATCTTTTTCCACTTCGCCATCAACATCGGCATGACCATCGGGCTGGCGCCGGTGGTGGGCATCCCGCTGCCGCTGTTCAGCTACGGCGGCTCCTCGCTGTGGAGCTTCACTACCCTGCTTTTCATCCTGCTGGCCATCGACGCCTACCGCAAGCAGGACTTAGTCAGGTAA
- the mrdA gene encoding penicillin-binding protein 2, with protein sequence MQYLEGRKYVVQALFLVVALVFGARLFYIQVLDGSYKLAADRNTLQRIVQVPYRGLIYDRNGQLLVQNTPVYDLMVVPREVKQLDTARFCQLLQMPLEEIREGLKMARKYSRVKASPLVQNLSTPEQAAIQDNLIDFPGFSIKARMARSYKTENMAHALGYVGAITPAFLEKPKYAKYLPGDNLGITGLESFYESVLMGRRGVQYRMVNVRGIEKGAFRGGEFDTLSVAGQDLHTSIDIELQKYGELLMQGKRGSIVALDPKTGEILALVSAPMYEPSILTGKGMGNRYMDLLNNPERPLFNRPLMATYPPGSVFKMVNELVALQMGVVTPETPFDCNWKLVRCTHRHEPPRNLTIAIKNSCNPYFYQVMRASVLRGRSTNRFEDARLGLAEWRRQVMSFGLGEKLGVDMASEKKGLIPSPEFYDKAYGYHRWGYKTVYSLSIGQGEIGITGLQMANIMATIANRGYYYTPHFVRGIGQGGPLPQYTQRHVTSVDPKYFESVIPGMQAVVDGRGGTGNFASLAQFGISVAGKTGTVQNRHGDDHATFAAFAPAEDPKIAIAVFIENAGFGGTSAAPLASLMIEKYLRGKVVRKNWETWLQGSADKFVKRR encoded by the coding sequence TTGCAATACCTCGAAGGCCGCAAATACGTCGTTCAGGCCTTATTCCTGGTCGTGGCGCTGGTATTTGGGGCCCGACTCTTCTACATCCAGGTGCTCGACGGCAGCTACAAGCTGGCCGCCGACCGCAACACGCTGCAGCGCATCGTGCAGGTGCCTTACCGCGGCCTAATCTATGACCGTAACGGGCAGCTGCTGGTGCAAAACACGCCGGTGTACGACCTGATGGTAGTGCCCCGCGAGGTAAAGCAGCTCGACACGGCCCGCTTTTGCCAACTGTTGCAGATGCCGCTGGAGGAAATTCGGGAGGGGCTGAAAATGGCCCGCAAATATTCCCGGGTGAAGGCCTCGCCGCTGGTTCAGAACCTGAGCACGCCCGAGCAGGCCGCTATTCAAGACAACCTCATCGACTTTCCCGGCTTTAGCATCAAGGCCCGGATGGCGCGCTCCTACAAAACCGAAAACATGGCCCACGCGCTAGGCTACGTGGGCGCCATCACCCCGGCTTTCCTGGAAAAGCCCAAGTACGCCAAATACCTGCCCGGCGACAACCTGGGTATCACCGGCTTGGAGTCGTTCTACGAGTCGGTGCTGATGGGCCGGCGCGGGGTGCAGTACCGCATGGTCAACGTGCGCGGCATTGAGAAAGGCGCCTTCCGCGGCGGCGAATTTGACACGCTTTCCGTGGCCGGCCAGGATTTGCACACCAGCATCGACATTGAGCTGCAGAAGTACGGCGAGCTGCTGATGCAGGGCAAGCGGGGCTCCATCGTGGCCCTCGACCCCAAAACGGGCGAAATTCTGGCCTTGGTGTCGGCCCCGATGTACGAGCCCTCCATTCTGACGGGCAAGGGCATGGGCAACCGCTACATGGACCTGCTCAATAACCCCGAGCGGCCGCTGTTCAACCGGCCCCTGATGGCGACCTATCCGCCCGGCTCGGTATTCAAGATGGTCAACGAGCTGGTGGCCCTGCAAATGGGCGTCGTGACGCCCGAAACGCCCTTCGACTGCAACTGGAAGCTGGTGCGCTGCACCCACCGCCACGAGCCACCCCGCAACCTGACTATTGCCATCAAGAACAGCTGCAACCCGTATTTCTACCAGGTAATGCGGGCCAGCGTGCTGCGCGGCCGCTCCACCAACCGCTTCGAGGACGCCCGCCTGGGGTTGGCCGAGTGGCGGCGGCAGGTGATGTCGTTCGGGCTGGGTGAAAAGCTGGGCGTGGACATGGCCAGTGAGAAAAAGGGCCTGATTCCCTCGCCCGAGTTCTACGACAAAGCCTACGGCTACCACCGCTGGGGCTACAAAACGGTGTACTCGCTCAGCATCGGCCAGGGTGAAATCGGTATTACGGGTTTGCAGATGGCCAACATCATGGCCACCATTGCCAACCGCGGCTACTACTACACGCCTCACTTCGTGCGCGGCATCGGCCAGGGCGGCCCGTTACCCCAGTACACCCAGCGCCACGTCACCAGCGTCGACCCGAAGTATTTTGAGTCGGTGATTCCGGGGATGCAGGCCGTGGTGGATGGGCGCGGGGGCACCGGTAACTTTGCCAGCCTGGCTCAGTTTGGTATTTCGGTGGCGGGCAAAACCGGGACCGTGCAAAACCGCCACGGCGACGACCACGCCACCTTCGCCGCCTTTGCCCCGGCCGAAGACCCTAAGATTGCCATTGCCGTGTTCATTGAAAACGCCGGCTTCGGCGGCACCTCGGCGGCCCCTCTGGCCTCGCTCATGATTGAGAAGTACCTGCGGGGCAAAGTGGTGCGCAAAAACTGGGAAACCTGGCTGCAAGGCAGCGCCGATAAATTCGTAAAACGCCGCTAA
- the mreC gene encoding rod shape-determining protein MreC, whose amino-acid sequence MNNLLNFLFRYRGILVFGLLEVLSLYLYVRNSSYQKAAFFNSANAYTGEVLAVRTRVYDYFRLFEVNRNLVAENAMLRQQLYRPDLAGREAETLPVAQDSLSQARLSKLARPDSLLLGLRQIPTRDPDYPLIPARVINNSLRKVDNYLTLNVGTVDGVKPGMGVLAAAGVVGRVKVTSEHYATVTSVLHSKTSISAKLQRDGTFGTIKWLGDDPTQALLDYIPRQNKLVRGDTVVTSGYNAIFPEGVMIGRVESFVKEPDKNFWTVRVRLAVDFTKLTYVYVVSARPKAERDTVEVRAGIKPEEEDKP is encoded by the coding sequence ATGAACAATCTGCTCAACTTCCTTTTCCGCTACCGGGGCATCCTGGTGTTCGGACTATTGGAGGTGCTGAGCCTGTATTTGTACGTGCGCAACAGCTCGTACCAGAAAGCGGCGTTTTTCAACTCGGCCAACGCCTATACCGGCGAAGTGCTGGCCGTGCGGACCCGGGTGTATGACTATTTCCGGCTCTTTGAAGTAAACCGCAACCTGGTGGCCGAAAATGCCATGCTCCGCCAGCAGCTTTACCGCCCCGATTTGGCCGGCCGCGAAGCCGAAACCCTGCCCGTAGCCCAGGACAGCCTGAGTCAGGCCCGCCTTAGTAAGCTGGCCCGGCCCGACTCCCTGCTGCTCGGTTTGCGCCAGATTCCGACCCGGGACCCGGATTATCCACTGATTCCGGCCCGAGTTATCAACAATTCGCTCAGAAAAGTGGATAACTACCTTACGTTGAACGTCGGCACCGTGGATGGGGTGAAGCCAGGCATGGGGGTACTGGCCGCCGCCGGCGTGGTGGGCCGGGTAAAAGTGACCAGTGAGCATTACGCCACGGTAACCTCGGTGCTGCACTCCAAAACGTCTATTTCGGCCAAGCTGCAGCGCGACGGAACCTTCGGCACCATCAAGTGGCTCGGCGACGACCCCACCCAGGCGCTGCTCGACTACATTCCGCGCCAAAACAAGCTGGTCCGCGGCGACACGGTCGTGACTTCGGGCTACAACGCCATTTTCCCCGAGGGCGTCATGATTGGGCGGGTCGAGTCGTTTGTGAAAGAGCCCGACAAGAACTTCTGGACGGTGCGGGTGCGCCTGGCCGTCGATTTTACCAAGCTTACCTACGTCTACGTGGTCAGTGCCCGTCCCAAGGCCGAGCGCGACACCGTGGAAGTACGCGCGGGCATTAAGCCGGAAGAGGAGGACAAGCCGTGA